In Antedon mediterranea chromosome 10, ecAntMedi1.1, whole genome shotgun sequence, one genomic interval encodes:
- the LOC140061026 gene encoding exportin-5-like isoform X2: protein MCALHLDSTVQKLIHSVNITMDPSASHQQRTEAYHFCEEFKESSPLCVECGMVLAKTVYPPIIRHFGLQILEHCAKFRWLDMNPQQKGIFKEATISLIQTGVKDILSEEIFIKDGLSRIMVEMIKKEWPQRWESMLTELDPLAKSGGTQCELVLLILLRLVEDVVAFQNFDQKRRKDIVTGLNQNMKELLEFIYGMLKVHWEMYKQAKANTSANSPEMKVACKLTNATLETIAAFAEWVTLPMVFLNDGYLSQTLYELVMEKELRNNAAEILSIIFNRKDRDKQPLDFMFSKAAMIAILSAAQMASAEPVNEQNYIFLKKICRCVTGMGFQMTSLWETSEAEGEPKKPENFTEYLRALMAFTSHASVHLSQMTLATWSLFFRTPIIAEDPGLVEVLPIFLKVVTVQAQKVGDPSLLPSPKAEYFQMDFDSEDEFISFFATYRSLFLELVRYVNGLQPLLTFQVAEAWLKQTLAEPLRYEPGKTVITNNSPSLLQWDALTTFMESAVPRTLRGVNPPIQEGEELLKQVIIYQTTDPMIASCVLSCVSTLFPTIRYSPHFLGPILDKLFAGVTFSVPGQSKTRTRSVQNVRRHACSALIKMCRDNPELVMPEFNKIYTATKRLSADPNQLTQLEKVALYEALILLSNQFNDYRKQRDFLATILEPVATVWNSQEVTLGISTPENFVEFVGLTKYDEQDPKGVNRANIIGSVQTIVAVTKRCTWPENEEEAMAGGFIQGTMENGKPIYRSACAPLIAQLLNNVLILTRTMNAIWSRDVQSKVDPAFKQAYEMMECDRLALLGSFSMISSCDSQTLKTLPDKLQSFLTMLHDLCYHTLAGASTCLGYEFYATPNLAKQLLSTTFTSLHLLPNHKLRPIIRVFLKLFVLYCPLEFYFSLLIPIFRGFCEYMLIRLGQCWEEVHEKTATNSDSDEPEKEVLEDQVVKHVTKDYLDFLRNVFRIRDQALKKNSGNDEMETEAKPEKLEPGEKTSEFFSLSDLGKAIVKTEDLMQNITLFVYSALSFDDSNVYFKAIGVAHLLLQELPNCNLLPEAVNHLFVAVLRPLQVHGHHDSHVSTILNNAIYHYDVFRPKYPKIIDVLLHVPGCDAEAVQAYDSKVLTTWSIGKPIPDKKKKDHFKKLVQPLIRVVVSNKYKKEVMFGKMPRLYRPPKPKAPTVDETSQEYGLIQLFKD from the exons ATGTGCGCTTTACATCTGGATAGTACTGTCCAGAAGCTCATACATAGTGTAAACATTACAATGGATCCATCTGCTTCACACCAGCAGCGTACAGAAGCTTATCAT TTTTGTGAGGAATTTAAAGAAAGTTCTCCGTTGTGTGTTGAGTGTGGTATGGTACTTGCCAAGACGGTCTACCCTCCAATCATAAGACATTTTGGACTGCAAATTCTAGAACATTGTGCCAA atttcgATGGTTAGATATGAACCCACAACAGAAGGGAATTTTCAAAGAAGCTACAATTTCTCTCATTCAAACT ggTGTTAAAGACATTTTATCGGAAGAGATATTCATTAAAGATGGTCTTTCAAGGATCATGGTTGAAATGATAAAGAAGGAATGGCCACAGCGATGGGAAAGCATGCTAACTGAACTTGATCCTCTTGCAAAAAGTGGA ggAACACAGTGTGAACTGGTGCTTCTAATTTTGTTGCGTTTAGTCGAAGATGTTGTTGCTTTTCAAAATTTCGACCAAAAACGTCGTAAGGACATTGTGACCGGATTAAACCAAAATATGAAGGAATTGTTAGAGTTTATTTATGGAATGCTTAAAGTACACTGGGAGATGTATAAACAAGCT AAAGCAAATACCAGTGCGAACAGCCCTGAG ATGAAAGTAGCATGCAAGCTCACAAATGCAACTCTAGAAACTATCGCTGCGTTTGCGGAATGGGTCACGCTTCCAATGGTTTTCTTGAACGATGGCTATCTCTCGCAGACTTTGTATGAACTGGTAATGGAAAAGGAGTTGAGAAATAATGCAGCTGAAAttttaagtattatttttaataggaaG GATCGAGACAAACAGCCTTTAGATTTTATGTTCAGTAAAGCTGCTATGATTGCTATACTAAGTGCAGCCCA GATGGCAAGTGCAGAGCCAGTTAACgaacaaaattacattttccTGAAAAAGATTTGTCGATGTGTGACAGGCATGGGGTTTCAGATGACTTCTTTATGG GAGACGAGTGAAGCTGAAGGGGAGCCCAAAAAACCCGAAAACTTCACGGAGTATCTGAGAGCTCTGATGGCATTCACTAGCCACGCTAGTGTACATCTGAGTCAGATGACTCTGGCCACGTGGTCTTTGTTCTTCCGTACTCCGATCATTGCGGAGGATCCAGGTCTAGTTGAGGTCCTGCCAATTTTTCTGAAGGTCGTTACTGTTCAGGCTCAGAAG GTGGGAGACCCATCATTGTTGCCATCTCCTAAAGCAGAATACTTCCAAATGGATTTTGATTCAGAGGATGagttcatttcattttttgcaA CATATCGTTCACTGTTCTTGGAGTTGGTTAGGTATGTTAATGGTCTGCAGCCACTGCTTACGTTCCAAGTTGCGGAGGCATGGCTTAAGCAGACACTGGCTGAACCACTCAGATATGAACCAG GGAAAACTGTCATTACTAACAACAGTCCATCGTTGTTACAATGGGATGCGTTAACAACGTTCATGGAGAGTGCTGTTCCACGTACTCTAAGAGGCGTGAATCCTCCGATTCAAGAGGGCGAAGAGCTACTGAAACAAGTTATTATTTATCAGACTACA GATCCAATGATAGCATCGTGTGTCCTAAGCTGTGTGTCTACTCTGTTCCCAACCATAAGATATTCTCCACATTTTCTTGGACCTATTCTTGACAAG TTATTTGCAGGAGTAACTTTCTCTGTACCCGGCCAGTCTAAG ACTAGAACACGTTCAGTCCAGAATGTACGGAGGCATGCTTGTTCTGCGTTGATAAAGATGTGTCGCGATAATCCTGAGCTCGTCATG ccTGAATTTAACAAGATATATACTGCCACGAAAAGGTTGAGTGCTGACCCGAACCAGTTGACCCAACTTGAGAAAGTCGCCCTCTATGAGGCTTTGATACTTCTTAGCAACCAGTTCAACGATTACAGAAAGCAGAGAGATTTCCTCGCAACCATCTTAGAACCAGTTGCTACTGTATGGAATTCTCAAGAAGTTACATT gggAATTTCAACTCCAGAAAATTTCGTTGAATTTGTAGGCCTCACTAAATATGACGAACAGGACCCAAAGGGAGTGAACAGGGCCAACATCATTGGGTCTGTGCAGACAATTGTTGCAGTAACTAAACGATGCACCTGGCCTGAAAATGAAgag gaGGCCATGGCGGGAGGTTTTATCCAGGGTACGATGGAGAATGGGAAACCAATCTATAGAAGCGCTTGTGCTCCTCTCATTGCACAACTGCtaaacaatgttttaattttaacaag gACAATGAATGCAATATGGTCAAGGGATGTACAGTCCAAGGTAGACCCAGCCTTTAAACAAGCCTATGAGATGATGGAATGTGACCGGCTAGCACTACTTG GTTCATTTTCAATGATAAGCTCTTGTGATTCACAAACACTAAAAACATTACCTGATAAGCTACAGAGCTTTCTAACTATGCTTCATGACCTCTG ttATCACACATTAGCTGGCGCCAGTACTTGCCTTGGTTATGAATTTTATGCAACACCAAACCTTGCAAAACAACTCCTGTCAACTACATTCACAAGCCTTCATCTATTACCTAACCACAAGCTTAGGCCAATCATT CGTGTTTTTCTGAAATTGTTTGTCCTTTATTGCCCGCTGGAATTCTATTTCTCTCTCTTGATTCCGATCTTTAGAGGGTTTTGCGAATATATGCTGATACGACTTGGTCAGTGTTGGGAAGAAGTGCATGAGAAGACTGCTACTaa tTCTGATAGTGATGAACCAGAGAAGGAGGTTTTAGAGGATCAAGTTGTGAAACATGTAACCAAAGATTATCTTGACTTCTTGC GAAATGTGTTTCGAATACGAGATCAagctttaaagaaaaatagtgGTAATGATGAGATGGAAACAGAAGCGAAACCAGAAAAGTTAGAACCTGGTGAAAAGACTTCAGAATTTTTTTCACTTAGTGACCTAGGAAAAGCCATAGTTAAAACTGAG GACCTGATGCAGAACATTACATTGTTTGTATATTCCGCTTTGTCATTTGATGATTCTAATGTCTACTTCAAGGCTATAGGCGTCGCCCACCTTCTGCTGCAAGAG TTACCGAATTGTAACCTATTACCTGAGGCTGTGAACCACTTGTTTGTTGCTGTATTACGCCCTTTGCAAGTGCACGGACACCACGATTCTCACGTTTCAACCATTCTAAACAACGCAATCTACCATTATGACGTATTT AGGCCAAAATACCCAAAGATTATTGATGTGCTCTTGCACGTGCCAGGCTGCGATGCTGAAGCGGTGCAGGCCTACGACAGCAAGGTGCTCACCACATGGTCTATAGGCAAACCAATAccagataaaaagaaaaaagatcaCTTTAAGAAACTTGTTCAACCTCTTATTAGG GTAGTTGTcagtaataaatacaaaaaggaGGTCATGTTTGGAAAGATGCCTCGTCTCTACCGCCCTCCTAAGCCTAAAGCACCCACAGTTGACGAAACCAGTCAAGAGTATGGATTGATACAGCTATTTAAGGACTGA
- the LOC140061026 gene encoding exportin-5-like isoform X1: protein MCALHLDSTVQKLIHSVNITMDPSASHQQRTEAYHFCEEFKESSPLCVECGMVLAKTVYPPIIRHFGLQILEHCAKFRWLDMNPQQKGIFKEATISLIQTGVKDILSEEIFIKDGLSRIMVEMIKKEWPQRWESMLTELDPLAKSGGTQCELVLLILLRLVEDVVAFQNFDQKRRKDIVTGLNQNMKELLEFIYGMLKVHWEMYKQAKANTSANSPEMKVACKLTNATLETIAAFAEWVTLPMVFLNDGYLSQTLYELVMEKELRNNAAEILSIIFNRKDRDKQPLDFMFSKAAMIAILSAAQMASAEPVNEQNYIFLKKICRCVTGMGFQMTSLWETSEAEGEPKKPENFTEYLRALMAFTSHASVHLSQMTLATWSLFFRTPIIAEDPGLVEVLPIFLKVVTVQAQKVGDPSLLPSPKAEYFQMDFDSEDEFISFFATYRSLFLELVRYVNGLQPLLTFQVAEAWLKQTLAEPLRYEPGKTVITNNSPSLLQWDALTTFMESAVPRTLRGVNPPIQEGEELLKQVIIYQTTDPMIASCVLSCVSTLFPTIRYSPHFLGPILDKLFAGVTFSVPGQSKKTRTRSVQNVRRHACSALIKMCRDNPELVMPEFNKIYTATKRLSADPNQLTQLEKVALYEALILLSNQFNDYRKQRDFLATILEPVATVWNSQEVTLGISTPENFVEFVGLTKYDEQDPKGVNRANIIGSVQTIVAVTKRCTWPENEEEAMAGGFIQGTMENGKPIYRSACAPLIAQLLNNVLILTRTMNAIWSRDVQSKVDPAFKQAYEMMECDRLALLGSFSMISSCDSQTLKTLPDKLQSFLTMLHDLCYHTLAGASTCLGYEFYATPNLAKQLLSTTFTSLHLLPNHKLRPIIRVFLKLFVLYCPLEFYFSLLIPIFRGFCEYMLIRLGQCWEEVHEKTATNSDSDEPEKEVLEDQVVKHVTKDYLDFLRNVFRIRDQALKKNSGNDEMETEAKPEKLEPGEKTSEFFSLSDLGKAIVKTEDLMQNITLFVYSALSFDDSNVYFKAIGVAHLLLQELPNCNLLPEAVNHLFVAVLRPLQVHGHHDSHVSTILNNAIYHYDVFRPKYPKIIDVLLHVPGCDAEAVQAYDSKVLTTWSIGKPIPDKKKKDHFKKLVQPLIRVVVSNKYKKEVMFGKMPRLYRPPKPKAPTVDETSQEYGLIQLFKD from the exons ATGTGCGCTTTACATCTGGATAGTACTGTCCAGAAGCTCATACATAGTGTAAACATTACAATGGATCCATCTGCTTCACACCAGCAGCGTACAGAAGCTTATCAT TTTTGTGAGGAATTTAAAGAAAGTTCTCCGTTGTGTGTTGAGTGTGGTATGGTACTTGCCAAGACGGTCTACCCTCCAATCATAAGACATTTTGGACTGCAAATTCTAGAACATTGTGCCAA atttcgATGGTTAGATATGAACCCACAACAGAAGGGAATTTTCAAAGAAGCTACAATTTCTCTCATTCAAACT ggTGTTAAAGACATTTTATCGGAAGAGATATTCATTAAAGATGGTCTTTCAAGGATCATGGTTGAAATGATAAAGAAGGAATGGCCACAGCGATGGGAAAGCATGCTAACTGAACTTGATCCTCTTGCAAAAAGTGGA ggAACACAGTGTGAACTGGTGCTTCTAATTTTGTTGCGTTTAGTCGAAGATGTTGTTGCTTTTCAAAATTTCGACCAAAAACGTCGTAAGGACATTGTGACCGGATTAAACCAAAATATGAAGGAATTGTTAGAGTTTATTTATGGAATGCTTAAAGTACACTGGGAGATGTATAAACAAGCT AAAGCAAATACCAGTGCGAACAGCCCTGAG ATGAAAGTAGCATGCAAGCTCACAAATGCAACTCTAGAAACTATCGCTGCGTTTGCGGAATGGGTCACGCTTCCAATGGTTTTCTTGAACGATGGCTATCTCTCGCAGACTTTGTATGAACTGGTAATGGAAAAGGAGTTGAGAAATAATGCAGCTGAAAttttaagtattatttttaataggaaG GATCGAGACAAACAGCCTTTAGATTTTATGTTCAGTAAAGCTGCTATGATTGCTATACTAAGTGCAGCCCA GATGGCAAGTGCAGAGCCAGTTAACgaacaaaattacattttccTGAAAAAGATTTGTCGATGTGTGACAGGCATGGGGTTTCAGATGACTTCTTTATGG GAGACGAGTGAAGCTGAAGGGGAGCCCAAAAAACCCGAAAACTTCACGGAGTATCTGAGAGCTCTGATGGCATTCACTAGCCACGCTAGTGTACATCTGAGTCAGATGACTCTGGCCACGTGGTCTTTGTTCTTCCGTACTCCGATCATTGCGGAGGATCCAGGTCTAGTTGAGGTCCTGCCAATTTTTCTGAAGGTCGTTACTGTTCAGGCTCAGAAG GTGGGAGACCCATCATTGTTGCCATCTCCTAAAGCAGAATACTTCCAAATGGATTTTGATTCAGAGGATGagttcatttcattttttgcaA CATATCGTTCACTGTTCTTGGAGTTGGTTAGGTATGTTAATGGTCTGCAGCCACTGCTTACGTTCCAAGTTGCGGAGGCATGGCTTAAGCAGACACTGGCTGAACCACTCAGATATGAACCAG GGAAAACTGTCATTACTAACAACAGTCCATCGTTGTTACAATGGGATGCGTTAACAACGTTCATGGAGAGTGCTGTTCCACGTACTCTAAGAGGCGTGAATCCTCCGATTCAAGAGGGCGAAGAGCTACTGAAACAAGTTATTATTTATCAGACTACA GATCCAATGATAGCATCGTGTGTCCTAAGCTGTGTGTCTACTCTGTTCCCAACCATAAGATATTCTCCACATTTTCTTGGACCTATTCTTGACAAG TTATTTGCAGGAGTAACTTTCTCTGTACCCGGCCAGTCTAAG AAGACTAGAACACGTTCAGTCCAGAATGTACGGAGGCATGCTTGTTCTGCGTTGATAAAGATGTGTCGCGATAATCCTGAGCTCGTCATG ccTGAATTTAACAAGATATATACTGCCACGAAAAGGTTGAGTGCTGACCCGAACCAGTTGACCCAACTTGAGAAAGTCGCCCTCTATGAGGCTTTGATACTTCTTAGCAACCAGTTCAACGATTACAGAAAGCAGAGAGATTTCCTCGCAACCATCTTAGAACCAGTTGCTACTGTATGGAATTCTCAAGAAGTTACATT gggAATTTCAACTCCAGAAAATTTCGTTGAATTTGTAGGCCTCACTAAATATGACGAACAGGACCCAAAGGGAGTGAACAGGGCCAACATCATTGGGTCTGTGCAGACAATTGTTGCAGTAACTAAACGATGCACCTGGCCTGAAAATGAAgag gaGGCCATGGCGGGAGGTTTTATCCAGGGTACGATGGAGAATGGGAAACCAATCTATAGAAGCGCTTGTGCTCCTCTCATTGCACAACTGCtaaacaatgttttaattttaacaag gACAATGAATGCAATATGGTCAAGGGATGTACAGTCCAAGGTAGACCCAGCCTTTAAACAAGCCTATGAGATGATGGAATGTGACCGGCTAGCACTACTTG GTTCATTTTCAATGATAAGCTCTTGTGATTCACAAACACTAAAAACATTACCTGATAAGCTACAGAGCTTTCTAACTATGCTTCATGACCTCTG ttATCACACATTAGCTGGCGCCAGTACTTGCCTTGGTTATGAATTTTATGCAACACCAAACCTTGCAAAACAACTCCTGTCAACTACATTCACAAGCCTTCATCTATTACCTAACCACAAGCTTAGGCCAATCATT CGTGTTTTTCTGAAATTGTTTGTCCTTTATTGCCCGCTGGAATTCTATTTCTCTCTCTTGATTCCGATCTTTAGAGGGTTTTGCGAATATATGCTGATACGACTTGGTCAGTGTTGGGAAGAAGTGCATGAGAAGACTGCTACTaa tTCTGATAGTGATGAACCAGAGAAGGAGGTTTTAGAGGATCAAGTTGTGAAACATGTAACCAAAGATTATCTTGACTTCTTGC GAAATGTGTTTCGAATACGAGATCAagctttaaagaaaaatagtgGTAATGATGAGATGGAAACAGAAGCGAAACCAGAAAAGTTAGAACCTGGTGAAAAGACTTCAGAATTTTTTTCACTTAGTGACCTAGGAAAAGCCATAGTTAAAACTGAG GACCTGATGCAGAACATTACATTGTTTGTATATTCCGCTTTGTCATTTGATGATTCTAATGTCTACTTCAAGGCTATAGGCGTCGCCCACCTTCTGCTGCAAGAG TTACCGAATTGTAACCTATTACCTGAGGCTGTGAACCACTTGTTTGTTGCTGTATTACGCCCTTTGCAAGTGCACGGACACCACGATTCTCACGTTTCAACCATTCTAAACAACGCAATCTACCATTATGACGTATTT AGGCCAAAATACCCAAAGATTATTGATGTGCTCTTGCACGTGCCAGGCTGCGATGCTGAAGCGGTGCAGGCCTACGACAGCAAGGTGCTCACCACATGGTCTATAGGCAAACCAATAccagataaaaagaaaaaagatcaCTTTAAGAAACTTGTTCAACCTCTTATTAGG GTAGTTGTcagtaataaatacaaaaaggaGGTCATGTTTGGAAAGATGCCTCGTCTCTACCGCCCTCCTAAGCCTAAAGCACCCACAGTTGACGAAACCAGTCAAGAGTATGGATTGATACAGCTATTTAAGGACTGA
- the LOC140061026 gene encoding exportin-5-like isoform X3, with the protein MCALHLDSTVQKLIHSVNITMDPSASHQQRTEAYHFCEEFKESSPLCVECGMVLAKTVYPPIIRHFGLQILEHCAKFRWLDMNPQQKGIFKEATISLIQTGVKDILSEEIFIKDGLSRIMVEMIKKEWPQRWESMLTELDPLAKSGGTQCELVLLILLRLVEDVVAFQNFDQKRRKDIVTGLNQNMKELLEFIYGMLKVHWEMYKQAKANTSANSPEMKVACKLTNATLETIAAFAEWVTLPMVFLNDGYLSQTLYELVMEKELRNNAAEILSIIFNRKDRDKQPLDFMFSKAAMIAILSAAQMASAEPVNEQNYIFLKKICRCVTGMGFQMTSLWTSEAEGEPKKPENFTEYLRALMAFTSHASVHLSQMTLATWSLFFRTPIIAEDPGLVEVLPIFLKVVTVQAQKVGDPSLLPSPKAEYFQMDFDSEDEFISFFATYRSLFLELVRYVNGLQPLLTFQVAEAWLKQTLAEPLRYEPGKTVITNNSPSLLQWDALTTFMESAVPRTLRGVNPPIQEGEELLKQVIIYQTTDPMIASCVLSCVSTLFPTIRYSPHFLGPILDKLFAGVTFSVPGQSKKTRTRSVQNVRRHACSALIKMCRDNPELVMPEFNKIYTATKRLSADPNQLTQLEKVALYEALILLSNQFNDYRKQRDFLATILEPVATVWNSQEVTLGISTPENFVEFVGLTKYDEQDPKGVNRANIIGSVQTIVAVTKRCTWPENEEEAMAGGFIQGTMENGKPIYRSACAPLIAQLLNNVLILTRTMNAIWSRDVQSKVDPAFKQAYEMMECDRLALLGSFSMISSCDSQTLKTLPDKLQSFLTMLHDLCYHTLAGASTCLGYEFYATPNLAKQLLSTTFTSLHLLPNHKLRPIIRVFLKLFVLYCPLEFYFSLLIPIFRGFCEYMLIRLGQCWEEVHEKTATNSDSDEPEKEVLEDQVVKHVTKDYLDFLRNVFRIRDQALKKNSGNDEMETEAKPEKLEPGEKTSEFFSLSDLGKAIVKTEDLMQNITLFVYSALSFDDSNVYFKAIGVAHLLLQELPNCNLLPEAVNHLFVAVLRPLQVHGHHDSHVSTILNNAIYHYDVFRPKYPKIIDVLLHVPGCDAEAVQAYDSKVLTTWSIGKPIPDKKKKDHFKKLVQPLIRVVVSNKYKKEVMFGKMPRLYRPPKPKAPTVDETSQEYGLIQLFKD; encoded by the exons ATGTGCGCTTTACATCTGGATAGTACTGTCCAGAAGCTCATACATAGTGTAAACATTACAATGGATCCATCTGCTTCACACCAGCAGCGTACAGAAGCTTATCAT TTTTGTGAGGAATTTAAAGAAAGTTCTCCGTTGTGTGTTGAGTGTGGTATGGTACTTGCCAAGACGGTCTACCCTCCAATCATAAGACATTTTGGACTGCAAATTCTAGAACATTGTGCCAA atttcgATGGTTAGATATGAACCCACAACAGAAGGGAATTTTCAAAGAAGCTACAATTTCTCTCATTCAAACT ggTGTTAAAGACATTTTATCGGAAGAGATATTCATTAAAGATGGTCTTTCAAGGATCATGGTTGAAATGATAAAGAAGGAATGGCCACAGCGATGGGAAAGCATGCTAACTGAACTTGATCCTCTTGCAAAAAGTGGA ggAACACAGTGTGAACTGGTGCTTCTAATTTTGTTGCGTTTAGTCGAAGATGTTGTTGCTTTTCAAAATTTCGACCAAAAACGTCGTAAGGACATTGTGACCGGATTAAACCAAAATATGAAGGAATTGTTAGAGTTTATTTATGGAATGCTTAAAGTACACTGGGAGATGTATAAACAAGCT AAAGCAAATACCAGTGCGAACAGCCCTGAG ATGAAAGTAGCATGCAAGCTCACAAATGCAACTCTAGAAACTATCGCTGCGTTTGCGGAATGGGTCACGCTTCCAATGGTTTTCTTGAACGATGGCTATCTCTCGCAGACTTTGTATGAACTGGTAATGGAAAAGGAGTTGAGAAATAATGCAGCTGAAAttttaagtattatttttaataggaaG GATCGAGACAAACAGCCTTTAGATTTTATGTTCAGTAAAGCTGCTATGATTGCTATACTAAGTGCAGCCCA GATGGCAAGTGCAGAGCCAGTTAACgaacaaaattacattttccTGAAAAAGATTTGTCGATGTGTGACAGGCATGGGGTTTCAGATGACTTCTTTATGG ACGAGTGAAGCTGAAGGGGAGCCCAAAAAACCCGAAAACTTCACGGAGTATCTGAGAGCTCTGATGGCATTCACTAGCCACGCTAGTGTACATCTGAGTCAGATGACTCTGGCCACGTGGTCTTTGTTCTTCCGTACTCCGATCATTGCGGAGGATCCAGGTCTAGTTGAGGTCCTGCCAATTTTTCTGAAGGTCGTTACTGTTCAGGCTCAGAAG GTGGGAGACCCATCATTGTTGCCATCTCCTAAAGCAGAATACTTCCAAATGGATTTTGATTCAGAGGATGagttcatttcattttttgcaA CATATCGTTCACTGTTCTTGGAGTTGGTTAGGTATGTTAATGGTCTGCAGCCACTGCTTACGTTCCAAGTTGCGGAGGCATGGCTTAAGCAGACACTGGCTGAACCACTCAGATATGAACCAG GGAAAACTGTCATTACTAACAACAGTCCATCGTTGTTACAATGGGATGCGTTAACAACGTTCATGGAGAGTGCTGTTCCACGTACTCTAAGAGGCGTGAATCCTCCGATTCAAGAGGGCGAAGAGCTACTGAAACAAGTTATTATTTATCAGACTACA GATCCAATGATAGCATCGTGTGTCCTAAGCTGTGTGTCTACTCTGTTCCCAACCATAAGATATTCTCCACATTTTCTTGGACCTATTCTTGACAAG TTATTTGCAGGAGTAACTTTCTCTGTACCCGGCCAGTCTAAG AAGACTAGAACACGTTCAGTCCAGAATGTACGGAGGCATGCTTGTTCTGCGTTGATAAAGATGTGTCGCGATAATCCTGAGCTCGTCATG ccTGAATTTAACAAGATATATACTGCCACGAAAAGGTTGAGTGCTGACCCGAACCAGTTGACCCAACTTGAGAAAGTCGCCCTCTATGAGGCTTTGATACTTCTTAGCAACCAGTTCAACGATTACAGAAAGCAGAGAGATTTCCTCGCAACCATCTTAGAACCAGTTGCTACTGTATGGAATTCTCAAGAAGTTACATT gggAATTTCAACTCCAGAAAATTTCGTTGAATTTGTAGGCCTCACTAAATATGACGAACAGGACCCAAAGGGAGTGAACAGGGCCAACATCATTGGGTCTGTGCAGACAATTGTTGCAGTAACTAAACGATGCACCTGGCCTGAAAATGAAgag gaGGCCATGGCGGGAGGTTTTATCCAGGGTACGATGGAGAATGGGAAACCAATCTATAGAAGCGCTTGTGCTCCTCTCATTGCACAACTGCtaaacaatgttttaattttaacaag gACAATGAATGCAATATGGTCAAGGGATGTACAGTCCAAGGTAGACCCAGCCTTTAAACAAGCCTATGAGATGATGGAATGTGACCGGCTAGCACTACTTG GTTCATTTTCAATGATAAGCTCTTGTGATTCACAAACACTAAAAACATTACCTGATAAGCTACAGAGCTTTCTAACTATGCTTCATGACCTCTG ttATCACACATTAGCTGGCGCCAGTACTTGCCTTGGTTATGAATTTTATGCAACACCAAACCTTGCAAAACAACTCCTGTCAACTACATTCACAAGCCTTCATCTATTACCTAACCACAAGCTTAGGCCAATCATT CGTGTTTTTCTGAAATTGTTTGTCCTTTATTGCCCGCTGGAATTCTATTTCTCTCTCTTGATTCCGATCTTTAGAGGGTTTTGCGAATATATGCTGATACGACTTGGTCAGTGTTGGGAAGAAGTGCATGAGAAGACTGCTACTaa tTCTGATAGTGATGAACCAGAGAAGGAGGTTTTAGAGGATCAAGTTGTGAAACATGTAACCAAAGATTATCTTGACTTCTTGC GAAATGTGTTTCGAATACGAGATCAagctttaaagaaaaatagtgGTAATGATGAGATGGAAACAGAAGCGAAACCAGAAAAGTTAGAACCTGGTGAAAAGACTTCAGAATTTTTTTCACTTAGTGACCTAGGAAAAGCCATAGTTAAAACTGAG GACCTGATGCAGAACATTACATTGTTTGTATATTCCGCTTTGTCATTTGATGATTCTAATGTCTACTTCAAGGCTATAGGCGTCGCCCACCTTCTGCTGCAAGAG TTACCGAATTGTAACCTATTACCTGAGGCTGTGAACCACTTGTTTGTTGCTGTATTACGCCCTTTGCAAGTGCACGGACACCACGATTCTCACGTTTCAACCATTCTAAACAACGCAATCTACCATTATGACGTATTT AGGCCAAAATACCCAAAGATTATTGATGTGCTCTTGCACGTGCCAGGCTGCGATGCTGAAGCGGTGCAGGCCTACGACAGCAAGGTGCTCACCACATGGTCTATAGGCAAACCAATAccagataaaaagaaaaaagatcaCTTTAAGAAACTTGTTCAACCTCTTATTAGG GTAGTTGTcagtaataaatacaaaaaggaGGTCATGTTTGGAAAGATGCCTCGTCTCTACCGCCCTCCTAAGCCTAAAGCACCCACAGTTGACGAAACCAGTCAAGAGTATGGATTGATACAGCTATTTAAGGACTGA